Proteins from a genomic interval of Coregonus clupeaformis isolate EN_2021a chromosome 4, ASM2061545v1, whole genome shotgun sequence:
- the galnt3 gene encoding polypeptide N-acetylgalactosaminyltransferase 3, whose product MSGLRRVLGRRLHPLKLVIVALIFVTFLFLIQREVVSQSPSQEEPWLKEMSVKRDAVLGMVMGAVNNFRDAMPKMQIKAPVRQQENAGDFSCLPGTYTAAELRPALERPPQDPNSPGASGKPFHTDKLSPAEQKEKDRGEEKHCFNLYASDRISLSRDLGPDTRPPECIEQTFKRCPPLLTTSVIIVFHNEGWSTLLRTVYSVLHTSPAIFLKEIILVDDASVDDALKEELDEYLKRLHIVRVVRQRERKGLITARLLGASVATGDILTFLDAHCECFNGWLEPLLARIAENYTAVVSPDITTIDLNTFEFMKPSPYGQNHNRGNFDWGLSFGWESLPDHEKQRRKDETYPIKTPTFAGGLFSISKDYFYLIGSYDEQMEIWGGENIEMSFRVWQCGGQLEIIPCSIVGHVFRTKSPHTFPKGTQVIARNQVRLAEVWMDDYKEIFYRRNQQAAQLAKDRAFGDVGRRVDLRERLQCKSFSWYLKNVYPEVFMPDLNPLHFGSVKNVGKDLCLDAGENNEGGKSLILYPCHGLGGNQYFEYSTRHEIRHNIQKELCLHGTDGAVKLEDCQYKGRSTFVGAEQKWELRENQLFYIPGWNLCLSARHEHPSLVACNPSDRYQLWLFI is encoded by the exons ATGAGTGGTCTCCGCAGAGTTCTCGGAAGGCGATTACACCCTTTAAAACTGGTGATAGTGGCCCTTATTTTTGTCACATTTCTGTTCCTAATACAACGTGAGGTAGTAAGCCAAAGTCCCTCCCAAGAAGAGCCCTGGCTGAAGGAGATGTCTGTCAAACGGGATGCCGTGCTGGGCATGGTGATGGGGGCCGTTAATAACTTTAGGGATGCCATGCCAAAGATGCAGATCAAAGCCCCAGTGCGTCAGCAGGAAAATGCAGGGGACTTCTCCTGTTTGCCAGGGACCTACACGGCTGCTGAGCTGAGGCCAGCTCTGGAGCGTCCACCTCAGGACCCCAACAGCCCCGGGGCCTCTGGGAAGCCCTTTCACACGGATAAACTGAGCCCTGCTGAACAGAAGGAGAAGGACCGGGGAGAGGAGAAGCACTGCTTTAACCTCTACGCCAGCGACCGCATTTCTCTCAGCCGTGACCTGGGTCCTGACACCAGACCACCAGA ATGTATCGAGCAAACGTTCAAGCGGTGTCCCCCCTTGCTGACCACCAGCGTGATCATTGTGTTTCACAACGAAGGCTGGAGCACTCTGCTGAGGACGGTGTACAGCGTCCTCCACACCTCCCCTGCCATCTTCCTGAAGGAGATCATCCTGGTGGATGATGCCAGTGTGGACG ACGCCTTGAAAGAGGAGTTGGATGAGTATTTGAAGCGGCTACACATCGTGCGCGTGGTGCGTCAGCGGGAGAGAAAGGGCCTGATCACCGCTCGGCTACTGGGAGCCTCGGTGGCCACCGGAGACATCCTCACTTTCCTCGATGCTCACT GTGAATGCTTCAATGGCTGGCTGGAGCCTCTACTGGCCAGGATAGCAGAGAACTACACTGCGGTAGTAAGTCCTGACATCACTACCATTGACCTCAACACCTTTGAGTTTATGAAGCCCTCGCCGTACGGGCAGAACCACAACCGTGGTAACTTCGACTGGGGCCTGTCCTTCGGCTGGGAGAGTCTACCGGACCACGAAAAACAACGGAGGAAGGATGAGACCTATCCTATCAA GACACCAACTTTTGCTGGGGGACTCTTCTCAATCTCCAAGGACTACTTCTATCTCATCGGAAGCTATGATGAACAAATGGAAATCTGGGGCGGAGAGAATATTGAAATGTCTTTCAGA GTGTGGCAGTGTGGGGGTCAGCTAGAAATCATCCCTTGCTCCATCGTGGGTCACGTGTTCCGCACAAAGAGCCCCCACACCTTCCCCAAGGGCACCCAGGTGATCGCACGTAACCAGGTGCGGCTGGCCGAGGTTTGGATGGACGACTACAAGGAAATCTTCTACCGACGCAACCAGCAAGCCGCCCAGCTGGCCAAAGAC AGGGCCTTCGGAGACGTCGGGCGGCGCGTGGACCTCCGGGAGCGGCTGCAGTGCAAGAGCTTCTCCTGGTATTTGAAAAACGTGTATCCAGAGGTCTTCATGCCCgatctcaacccgctccactttGGCTCG GTGAAGAATGTAGGTAAAGATTTGTGTCTGGATGCAGGGGAGAACAACGAGGGAGGGAAATCGCTGATCTTGTATCCATGCCACGGCCTCGGAGGAAACCAG TATTTTGAGTACTCGACCCGTCACGAGATCCGGCACAACATTCAGAAGGAGCTGTGTTTGCATGGGACGGATGGAGccgtgaagctggaagactgccaGTATAAAGGCCGCAGCACATTTGTAGGAGCAGAACAGAAGTGGGAGTTAAGGGAG AACCAGTTATTCTACATCCCAGGATGGAACCTGTGTCTGAGTGCTCGTCATGAGCACCCCTCCTTGGTGGCCTGTAACCCCTCAGACAGATACCAGCTGTGGCTCTTCATCTGA
- the ttc21b gene encoding tetratricopeptide repeat protein 21B yields the protein MAEMEDEESTLALMNYYCHEKYFNHVLNAAAVAQKKFSNDPIFSFFHAYSILMQDQIQEAIHEFETIKDRRDVSLCTFMALVYAEKKRPNPDRDVIQELDAKVKEDRKSATPKGLYYAGMFLWLLGRNDKAREYIERMIKISNGSREGIILKGWIDLTSGKDAYAKKAGKYFDEGLKEKADVFALMGKAHYYEYRHNYSGALETVNQVIVSFPGFLPAFIKKMKLLLTLQDWEQTVDAAQRLLQRDKNNLEALRMLALHSLCREGDITESVNLLSNLVSNLDAQEPHSPELFYGMSLAFTRVCGRNDKVIQQTHIMVDRAFSQAQGDSDLATELGYQLVLQGRIKEAMKWYKTAMTLDETSVSALTGIIRCQLIEGHLEDAEQQLEFLTEIQQSIGKSGELLYLRAVLAVKKHRPQDEVTNLLNDAVDTHFSTLQSLPLGVDYFEKLNPDFLLEIVKEYIALCPAKPPAQGQPPAPQLQHCASVLDTVVKIIPGLLQGVFLLAKVRFQSGDIDSAQSSLQHCLDQCPSHAEAHLLMAQIHLLQGNYKLSSQSLELCLSHNFAVREHPVYHLIKAQAQKKMGELQEAIQTLQMAMILPGVRRAGASAKSKNKKVELSSADCVSVFLELAEALWLNGEQHEAAKVMQDAINEFSGTPEELRVTIANADLALLRGDTELALSMLRNITPEQPYYIQAKEKMADIYLNHRKEKRLYASCYRELVEKLPSPHTYILLGDAYVNIQEPEKAIEIYEQALKKNPKDGALASKIGKALVKTHNYVKAINYYEAALKTEQQNFLRYDLAELLMKMRQYERCEKVLQEALAHDPVNELPSLTDDCRYLVLLAKIQGKVDKNEDALLSLQRARDVQAKVLKRVQLEQPDAVSMQKQLAAEICGEIAKHYTSLRGYERAVKFYKEALVYCESDGKVMLELARLYLTLDDVDGCQQQCSVLLKSDQVNEDATLMMADLMFRKQDYEQAVFHFQQLLERKPDNYPTLSRLIDLLRRAGKLEEVPRFLEMAEKHSSRAKFDPGFNYCKGLYLWYTGEPNDGLRHFNKARKDNDWGQNAVYNMIEICLNPDNDTMGGEVFENLDGDMGNSTEKQESEQLAVRTAEKLLKELKPQTAGGHVQLRILENYCFLATKQKANVEKALNVFTEIANNEKDHVPALLAMATAYMILKQTPRARNQLKRVAKMNWSVVDADEFEKSWLLLADIYIQSGKYDMAGDLLKRCLRHNKSCCKAYEYMGYIMEKEQAFRDAALNYEMAWKYGNQTNPTIGYKLAFNYLKAKRHVDAIDVCHKVLDAHPNYPRMRKDILDKARAALRS from the exons GCCTTGATGAACTACTATTGCCACGAGAAGTATTTCAATCATGTATTAAATGCTGCAGCTGTGGCACAGAAGAAATTCAGCAATGATCCAATCTTCAGCTTTTTCCATGCCTACAGCATCCTGATGCAAG ATCAAATTCAGGAAGCCATCCATGAGTTTGAGACGATAAAAGACAGAAGAGATGTGTCTCTCTGCACATTCATGGCTCTTGTTTATGCTGAAAAGAAAAGGCCAAACCCAG ATCGAGATGTCATTCAGGAACTGGATGCCAAGGTGAAAGAGGACCGTAAAAGTGCAACACCTAAGGGTCTCTACTACGCTGGGATGTTCCTCTGGCTTCTGGGACGAAATGACAAAGCAAGGGAATACATAGAGAGGATGATCAAAATCTCTAATGGTTCCAGAGAA GGGATTATCCTAAAAGGCTGGATAGATCTGACCTCTGGTAAGGATGCATATGCCAAGAAGGCTGGGAAATACTTTGACGAAGGCCTGAAAGAGAAAGCAGACGTTTTCGCTCTGATGGGAAAG GCACATTACTATGAGTATCGGCATAATTATTCCGGAGCTTTGGAGACAGTCAACCAAGTGATTGTTAGTTTCCCTGGGTTCCTTCCTGCCTTTATCAAGAAGATGAAGCTTCTATTGACCCTGCAGGACTGGGAGCAAACTGTAGATGCAGCACAGAG GCTCTTGCAGAGGGATAAAAACAACCTAGAAGCCCTGAGAATGCTCGCTCTTCACTCCTTATGCAGAGAGGGGGACATCACAGAG TCCGTAAACCTGCTCTCAAATCTGGTCAGCAACTTGGACGCCCAAGAGCCTCACAGCCCAGAGCTTTTCTACGGGATGTCCTTGGCTTTCACACGGGTG TGTGGAAGAAATGATAAAGTGATTCAGCAGACTCACATCATGGTGGACAGAGCCTTCTCCCAAGCCCAAGGGGATTCTGATCTGGCCACAGAGCTGGGCTACCAGTTGGTTCTGCAGGGAAGAATCAAAGAGGCTATGAAGTGGTACAAGACTGCCATGACCCTGGACGAAACAAGTGTCTCCGCTTTGACAG GTATTATCAGGTGCCAGCTGATCGAGGGACACCTAGAGGATGCAGAGCAACAGCTGGAGTTTCTCACAGAGATCCAGCAGTCTATTGGGAAATCAGGG gaGCTGCTGTACCTGCGCGCCGTGCTGGCTGTGAAGAAACACAGGCCACAGGACGAGGTCACCAACCTGCTGAACGATGCCGTGGACACCCACTTCTCCACACTGCAGAGCCTGCCGCTGGGGGTGGACTACTTTGAGAAGCTCAACCCTGACTTCCTGCTGGAGATTGTCAAGGAGTACATAGCACTCTGTCCTGCTAAG CCTCCAGCCCAGGGCCAGCCTCCTGCCCCTCAGCTCCAACACTGTGCCTCTGTGTTGGACACTGTGGTCAAGATAATACCTGGACTCCTACAAGGTGTCTTCCTATTGGCCAAAGTCAGGTTTCAGTCAG GTGACATTGACTCTGCTCAGAGCAGCCTCCAACACTGCCTGGACCAGTGTCCCTCCCATGCTGAGGCCCACCTGCTCATGGCACAGATCCACCTCTTACAAGGCAACTACAAGCTCTCCTCCCAGTCTCTGGAGCTCTGCCTCAGCCACAACTTTGCG GTCCGAGAGCACCCTGTGTATCACCTTATAAAGGCCCAGGCCCAGAAGAAGATGGGGGAGCTCCAAGAGGCCATCCAGACTCTGCAGATGGCCATGATCCTGCCGGGGGTCCGCAGGGCCGGGGCCTCAGCCAAGTCCAAGAACAAGAAGGTGGAGCTGAGCTCTGCTGACTGTGTATCCGTGTTCCTGGAACTCGCCGAGGCCCTCTGGCTCAATGGAGAACAG CACGAAGCCGCCAAAGTGATGCAAGACGCAATCAACGAGTTCTCAGGCACTCCTGAGGAGCTGCGTGTCACCATTGCCAACGCTGACCTGGCTCTGCTGCGTGGCGACACCGAGCTTGCGCTGAGCATGCTCAGAAACATTACCCCTGAGCAGCCCTACTATATCCAGGCCAAGGAGAAGATGGCCGACATATATCTGAATCACAGGAAAGAGAAGCGCCTCTATGCCAGCTGTTACAG AGAATTAGTGGAGAAGCTTCCCAGTCCTCATACATATATTTTACTTGGGGATGCTTATGTGAATATCCAAGAG CCAGAGAAGGCCATCGAGATCTACGAACAGGCTCTGAAGAAAAACCCCAAAGATGGAGCTCTGGCCAGCAAGATTGGGAAAGCTCTTGTCAAGACTCACAATTACGTCAAG GCAATCAATTACTATGAAGCTGCTCTGAAGACTGAGCAGCAGAACTTCCTGCGATATGACCTGGCTGAACTGCTTATGAAGATGAGACAGTACGAGAGGTGCGAGAAAGTTTTACAAGAGGCGCTCGCCCATGACCCAG TAAATGAGCTGCCGTCGCTAACCGATGATTGTCGCTATCTGGTCCTGTTGGCCAAGATCCAAGGCAAGGTTGACAAAAACGAGGATGCTTTACTTTCCTTGCAAAGA GCCCGGGATGTGCAGGCCAAGGTGTTGAAGCGGGTGCAGTTGGAGCAGCCAGACGCTGTCTCCATGCAGAAGCAGCTCGCTGCAGAGATCTGTGGCGAGATCGCTAAACACTACACAAGtcttagaggctatgagagagcAGTGAAATTCTACAAAGAAGCTCTTGTCTATTGTGAGAGTGATGGCAAG GTGATGCTGGAGCTGGCACGGTTGTACCTCACTCTAGATGATGTGGATGGTTGCCAACAGCAATGCAGTGTCCTTCTGAAGAGTGACCAGGTCAATGAAGATGCAACACTG ATGATGGCTGACCTGATGTTCAGGAAGCAGGACTATGAGCAAGCCGTTTTCCACTTTCAGCAGCTACTGGAGCGCAAACCAG ACAACTACCCAACACTGTCACGTCTAATCGACCTGCTGAGGAGAGCTGGGAAGTTAGAGGAAGTTCCCAGGTTTCTGGAGATGGCTGAAAAACATTCCTCCAGGGCCAAGTTTGACCCTGGGTTTAACTACTGCAAAGGACTTTATCTGTG GTACACAGGTGAACCCAATGATGGGTTGCGACACTTCAACAAGGCACGGAAAGACAACGACTGGGGTCAGAATGCTGTGTACAACATGATTGAGATCTGTCTTAACCCAGACAATGACACTATGGGAGGAGAAGTCTTTGAGAACCTAGATGGTGACATGGG GAACTCTACTGAGAAGCAGGAGTCAGAGCAGCTCGCCGTGAGGACAGCAGAGAAGCTCCTGAAGGAGTTAAAGCCCCAGACAGCCGGTGGACACGTCCAACTACGGATCCTAGAGAACTACTGCTTTCTGGCCACCAAGCAGAAAGCCAACGTCGAAAAAGCCCTGAATGTTTTCACAGAGATTGCAAACAATGAG AAGGACCATGTGCCTGCACTGCTAGCCATGGCGACAGCCTACATGATTCTCAAACAAACCCCTCGAGCCAGGAACCAGCTCAAACGCGTAGCTAAGATGAACTGGAGCGTTGTTGACGCTGACGAGTTTGAGAAGAGCTGGCTGCTCCTGGCTGACATCTACATCCAGTCAGGGAAATATGACATGGCCGGGGACCTCTTGAAGAGATGCCTTCGCCATAATAAG TCATGCTGTAAAGCTTATGAATACATGGGCTACATTATGGAGAAGGAGCAGGCATTCCGGGATGCAGCGCTGAACTATGAAATGGCCTGGAAATATGGCAATCAAACGAACCCCACTATAG GATACAAGCTTGCATTCAACTACCTGAAAGCAAAGAGGCATGTTGATGCCATAGATGTCTGTCATAAG GTTTTGGATGCGCACCCCAATTATCCAAGGATGAGGAAGGACATCTTGGACAAAGCTCGGGCAGCTTTGCGGTCTTAA
- the csrnp3 gene encoding cysteine/serine-rich nuclear protein 3 has protein sequence MSGILKRRFEEVEASSSPCSSLRESDDEVSCSESGDSSDSVNPSASGTFTPDSILKREKRVRTRRVHFENVTVYYFSRRQGFTSVPSQGGSTLGMSNRHSCVRQYSLGEFALEQERIHRDMLRDHLKEEKINSIKLKLTKNGTVESEEANTLTAEDISDDDIDLDNTEVDEYFFLQPLTTKKRRALLRTSGVKKIDVEEKHELRAIRLSREDCGCDCRVFCDPETCACCVAGIKCQVDRMSFPCGCTKEGCSNAAGRVEFNPIRVRTHFLHTIMKLELEKSEQQQASPANGYHGESNGHSHGNPLVQTQHSLEYSLSDPTLQQSAIMHLQTPDDMEEPLDDEDEDEEDEEDNSSLCSGLSDTSTQSLANSDSEEEEDDEEEKSKDFEDGVGTPPVSHTEVVPLSSVLCYSDGTVPQDNHIDKHMNGNSYLLSSPAKYYQQENPSAVASANGAVSQPSEIYGEALSFPHPVSTSNGAMPQGPFNMAADMTEQYTDYPHQAEEQYTNKHFTLTNGRAATTAMGCCTPDLENNMVQSKGTFPEQPGGLCQMEFHNNYLNNKSSQEVYGSNGKCFVAEQPKEVSNGNGLSEGPSLADSTKTPALAENLPQVAPV, from the exons aTGAGCGGAATACTGAAGAGGAGGTTTGAGGAGGTGGAGGCGTCCTCCTCACCATGCTCCTCCTTGAGGGAGTCTGATGACGAGGTCTCCTGCAGCGAAAGCGGGGACAGCAGTGACAGTGTCAACCCCTCAGCATCGGGCACCTTCACCC CTGATTCCATACTGAAGAGGGAGAAGCGTGTGAGGACGAGGAGGGTGCATTTTGAGAATGTGACGGTGTACTACTTCAGCCGGCGCCAGGGTTTCACCAGTGTGCCCAGTCAGGGAGGCAGTACTCTGGGCATGTCCAACAGACACAGCTGTGTCAGGCAGTACTCCCTGGGAGAGTTTGCCCTGGAGCAGGAGAGGATCCACAGAGACATGCTCCGAGACCATCTGAAGGAGGAAAAAATCAACTCCATAAAACTCAAG CTGACTAAGAACGGTACAGTGGAGTCGGAGGAGGCCAACACACTCACGGCTGAGGACATCTCTGACGATGACATTGATCTGGACAACACCGAGGTGGACGAGTACTTCTTCCTCCAGCCCCTCACCACGAAGAAGCGCCGGGCTCTGCTGCGGACCTCGGGGGTGAAGAAGATTGACGTGGAGGAGAAGCACGAGCTGCGGGCCATCCGATTGTCCAGGGAGGACTGTGGCTGCGACTGCAGAGTGTTCTGTGACCCAGAGACCTGTGCGTGCTGCGTAGCAGGAATCAAGTGCCAG GTAGACCGCATGTCTTTTCCCTGTGGCTGTACCAAGGAGGGGTGTAGCAACGCGGCCGGCCGGGTGGAATTTAACCCCATCCGTGTACGGACCCACTTCCTGCACACCATCATGAAGCTAGAGCTGGAGAAGAGCGAGCAGCAGCAGGCCTCCCCTGCCAATGGTTACCATGGCGAAAGCAACGGCCACAGCCACGGCAACCCGCTGGTCCAGACCCAACACAGTCTGGAATACTCTCTGTCAGACCCAACACTTCAACAGTCTGCCATCATGCACCTCCAGACACCTGACGACATGGAAGAGCCTctagatgatgaagatgaggatgaggaggacgAAGAGGACAACAGCAGTTTATGCAGCGGACTGTCTGATACCAGCACTCAGAGCTTGGCTAACAGTGactctgaggaagaggaggatgatgaggaggagaagtCGAAGGACTTTGAGGATGGTGTGGGCACACCACCTGTGTCCCACACAGAGGTTGTCCCCCTGTCCTCTGTGTTGTGTTACTCTGACGGCACCGTGCCACAGGACAACCACATTGACAAGCATATGAATGGAAACTCTTATTTACTCAGCTCCCCAGCCAAGTATTATCAGCAGGAGAACCCCAGTGCTGTTGCTTCTGCCAATGGGGCGGTCAGCCAACCCAGTGAAATTTACGGAGAGGCCTTATCATTCCCACACCCAGTTAGCACTAGCAACGGGGCCATGCCACAAGGACCATTCAACATGGCCGCCGACATGACAGAGCAGTACACAGACTACCCCCACCAGGCTGAGGAACAGTACACCAATAAACACTTCACCCTGACCAACGGCAGAGCAGCAACCACTGCCATGGGCTGCTGCACACCTGACCTGGAAAACAACATGGTCCAATCTAAAGGAACATTCCCTGAGCAGCCTGGGGGCCTCTGCCAGATGGAGTTCCACAACAACTACCTGAACAATAAGAGCTCCCAGGAAGTCTACGGTAGTAATGGGAAGTGTTTTGTGGCAGAGCAGCCAAAGGAAGTGTCTAATGGTAATGGTTTGTCTGAAGGGCCTTCTCTAGCCGACAGTACAAAGACCCCTGCATTAGCAGAGAATCTCCCCCAGGTCGCACCAGTTTAG